Proteins encoded within one genomic window of Propionispora vibrioides:
- the ylxM gene encoding YlxM family DNA-binding protein — protein MLDKVLRMGFLYDFYGALLTEKQRQCLEMHYLSDLSLAEMAEQLGVTRQAVHDILRRAEQLLDEYETKLKLIERFQHEQQTISQVYGLISSLSDEVKQLEPVNRSLHILELLLDYGKEA, from the coding sequence ATGCTGGATAAAGTGCTGCGCATGGGATTTTTATATGATTTTTATGGCGCGTTGCTGACCGAAAAGCAGCGGCAGTGTCTGGAAATGCATTATCTCAGCGATTTGTCGCTGGCGGAGATGGCTGAGCAGCTTGGCGTGACCCGGCAGGCGGTACATGACATTTTGCGACGGGCTGAGCAGCTTCTGGACGAATATGAAACTAAACTTAAGCTGATTGAGCGGTTTCAACACGAGCAGCAGACAATCAGTCAGGTGTATGGCCTGATCAGCAGTCTGTCTGATGAAGTGAAGCAGTTGGAGCCGGTAAATCGGTCGCTACATATATTGGAACTTTTATTGGATTACGGTAAGGAGGCATAG
- the ffh gene encoding signal recognition particle protein — translation MVFEGLADKLQQTFKKLRGRGKLTEADVNEAMREVRMALLEADVNFKVVKEFIAKIKERAIGQEVMGSLTPVQHVIKIVNDELTELMGGTQSRIAIASRPPTIVMMVGLQGAGKTTTVAKLANLLVKKQSKRPLLVAADIYRPAAIKQLQVLGEQLDVPVYAAEPGTKPVDIAKQALEYALAHTRDMVLIDTAGRLHINEELMQELKDIKREVKPHEILLVVDAMTGQDAVTVAESFNNELGVDGVILTKLDGDARGGAALSVRAVTGRPIKFVGMGEKLDALETFHPDRMASRILGMGDVLSLIEKAQSAIDLEQAQAMEKKLRKEEFTLDDFLEQLQQVRKLGSFEQILSMLPGMGNLKKLQDIEFDEKELVHVEAIIRSMTKKERRSPDIINGSRRKRIALGSGTRVQDVNRLLKQFTEARKMMKRFQEMQKGAKKGLGFKLPFMR, via the coding sequence ATGGTTTTTGAAGGCTTAGCCGATAAATTACAGCAAACATTTAAAAAACTGCGCGGCCGGGGCAAACTGACCGAGGCGGATGTGAACGAAGCCATGCGCGAGGTCCGGATGGCGCTCCTGGAAGCGGACGTAAACTTTAAGGTAGTGAAAGAGTTTATTGCCAAAATCAAAGAGCGGGCTATTGGCCAGGAAGTCATGGGCAGCCTTACACCGGTGCAGCATGTCATAAAGATTGTCAACGATGAACTGACCGAGCTGATGGGCGGGACACAAAGCCGTATCGCCATCGCCTCCCGGCCGCCGACCATTGTGATGATGGTAGGCTTGCAGGGGGCCGGTAAAACGACGACGGTTGCCAAACTGGCTAATTTGCTGGTCAAGAAGCAGAGCAAGCGCCCATTGCTGGTTGCGGCGGATATTTACCGTCCGGCAGCCATCAAGCAATTACAGGTGCTGGGCGAACAGCTTGATGTTCCGGTGTATGCCGCCGAACCGGGTACGAAACCCGTGGACATCGCTAAACAGGCACTGGAGTACGCCTTAGCCCATACGAGGGACATGGTGCTCATTGATACGGCCGGCCGTTTGCATATTAACGAAGAATTGATGCAAGAACTGAAAGATATCAAGCGCGAGGTCAAACCCCATGAAATCCTGCTGGTGGTTGATGCCATGACGGGTCAGGATGCCGTTACGGTGGCCGAGTCCTTCAACAATGAACTGGGCGTTGACGGTGTGATTCTGACCAAACTTGACGGCGATGCCCGCGGCGGGGCAGCTTTATCGGTCCGGGCGGTGACCGGACGGCCGATTAAGTTTGTCGGCATGGGCGAAAAGCTGGATGCCTTGGAAACCTTTCATCCCGACCGGATGGCGTCCCGGATTCTCGGCATGGGCGATGTGTTGAGCCTGATCGAAAAAGCGCAGAGTGCCATTGATCTGGAGCAGGCTCAGGCGATGGAAAAGAAGCTGCGCAAGGAAGAGTTCACGCTGGACGATTTTCTCGAGCAGCTGCAGCAGGTGCGCAAGCTTGGCTCCTTTGAGCAGATACTGAGCATGCTGCCCGGTATGGGAAATTTGAAAAAGCTGCAGGATATTGAGTTTGACGAAAAGGAACTGGTCCATGTAGAGGCGATTATCCGCTCGATGACCAAGAAGGAACGGCGTTCGCCGGACATCATCAACGGCAGCCGCCGCAAACGCATTGCTTTGGGCAGCGGGACGCGGGTACAGGATGTAAACAGGCTGCTAAAACAGTTTACCGAGGCCAGGAAGATGATGAAACGGTTTCAGGAAATGCAAAAAGGTGCGAAAAAGGGGCTGGGCTTTAAGCTTCCCTTTATGCGCTAA
- a CDS encoding ATP-dependent Clp protease proteolytic subunit, with protein MEQEEKQGKWQEKLLKTRSIIIAGEITQAVAEKVTAQLLILQEMSDEPIKLFINSQGGHVEAGDTIHDMIRFVTPRVIVIGTGWVASAGITIYLAAAKEDRYSLPNTRYMIHQPLGGVRGQATDIKIEADEIIKMRRRINRLISDGTGQPLAKVEQDTQRNYWLDAAEAKAYGIVSRIIAEYKEIE; from the coding sequence ATGGAACAAGAAGAAAAACAAGGGAAATGGCAGGAGAAACTGTTAAAAACCCGGTCGATCATTATTGCCGGTGAGATCACGCAGGCTGTGGCGGAGAAAGTAACTGCTCAACTCCTCATTTTGCAGGAAATGAGTGATGAACCGATTAAATTATTTATTAACAGCCAGGGCGGTCATGTGGAGGCCGGTGACACCATTCATGATATGATTCGCTTTGTGACGCCGAGAGTCATTGTCATCGGTACCGGCTGGGTAGCCAGTGCCGGCATTACCATTTATCTGGCGGCCGCGAAAGAGGACCGCTACTCATTGCCCAATACCCGCTATATGATTCACCAGCCGCTCGGCGGGGTGCGCGGCCAGGCGACCGATATCAAAATAGAAGCCGATGAAATTATCAAGATGCGCCGCCGCATCAACCGTTTGATTAGCGACGGGACCGGACAACCGCTGGCCAAGGTGGAGCAGGATACGCAGCGTAATTATTGGCTGGATGCGGCAGAGGCAAAAGCCTATGGTATTGTAAGCCGTATTATCGCCGAGTATAAGGAAATAGAGTAA
- the rimM gene encoding ribosome maturation factor RimM (Essential for efficient processing of 16S rRNA) translates to MTEKLISIGKITAPHGVRGEVRVIPDTDFPERFEQMKTIRLDDGSVWPVLGVKYHKHFVLLTLKGIDSKNAAEPLRNKVIQVRPDELVPLPTGHYYHFQIIGLEVFTEDGEFLGQVKDIITTGSNDVYVVEQEGQRPVLVPALKRVVLDIDLPGGKMKVKLQEWDAEA, encoded by the coding sequence ATGACAGAAAAGTTGATTTCCATAGGAAAGATTACTGCCCCGCACGGTGTGCGGGGTGAAGTGCGTGTTATACCGGACACCGACTTTCCCGAGCGGTTTGAACAGATGAAGACCATCCGGCTGGATGACGGCAGTGTATGGCCAGTGCTTGGTGTCAAATATCATAAGCATTTTGTACTGCTTACCTTAAAAGGTATTGACAGCAAGAATGCTGCCGAGCCACTCCGCAATAAGGTGATCCAGGTTAGACCTGATGAATTGGTACCGTTACCGACGGGTCATTATTATCATTTCCAGATCATCGGTTTAGAGGTCTTCACGGAAGACGGGGAATTTCTGGGGCAGGTAAAGGACATTATTACCACGGGCAGCAATGATGTGTATGTCGTGGAGCAGGAAGGGCAGCGGCCGGTGCTGGTGCCGGCGCTGAAAAGGGTAGTGCTGGATATCGACCTGCCGGGCGGAAAAATGAAGGTGAAACTTCAGGAGTGGGATGCGGAAGCATGA
- the rplS gene encoding 50S ribosomal protein L19 → MNIIQALEQEQLRKDIPTFRPGDTVRAHVKVVEGNRERIQVFEGVVITRQGGGVRETFTVRRISYGVGVERTFPVHSPRLEKIEVVRRGIVRRAKLYYLRNLTGKAARIRERR, encoded by the coding sequence GTGAATATTATTCAGGCATTAGAACAAGAGCAACTTCGTAAGGACATTCCTACGTTCAGACCGGGAGACACCGTTCGCGCCCACGTAAAGGTAGTGGAAGGCAATCGTGAACGTATCCAGGTTTTTGAAGGTGTTGTTATCACCCGTCAGGGTGGCGGCGTACGTGAAACTTTCACGGTAAGACGTATTTCTTACGGTGTTGGCGTAGAACGTACTTTCCCGGTACATTCTCCCCGTTTGGAAAAAATCGAAGTCGTCCGCAGAGGTATTGTGCGCCGTGCTAAATTGTATTACCTGCGCAACCTTACCGGTAAAGCCGCACGTATTAGAGAAAGACGGTAG
- a CDS encoding RNA methyltransferase, translating into MSRVYLGLVHYPIYNKNNDVVTTAITNFDVHDIARTSRTYHIARYFIIHPVESQVKMARDIVEYWQTGYGGEYNPDRREAFSILDIVPDIRAAVEQITAAEGKAPVIVTTDARQFSNMVSYRKLRTLLQEEDQPCLLLFGTGWGIEKSVMEQFDYILEPIYGPCDYNHLPVRAAVAIILDRLLGEAWWS; encoded by the coding sequence ATGTCAAGGGTTTACTTAGGACTGGTTCATTATCCTATTTATAATAAAAATAATGATGTGGTGACAACGGCCATCACCAATTTTGATGTCCACGATATTGCCCGGACATCACGTACCTATCATATTGCACGTTATTTCATCATTCACCCAGTGGAAAGCCAGGTCAAAATGGCCAGGGATATCGTGGAATACTGGCAGACCGGCTATGGCGGCGAGTATAACCCCGACCGGAGGGAAGCCTTCAGTATTTTGGACATAGTGCCGGATATCCGGGCAGCCGTTGAGCAGATTACGGCTGCAGAAGGCAAAGCGCCGGTCATTGTAACTACCGATGCGCGCCAATTTTCCAATATGGTGTCGTATCGAAAGCTCCGGACGCTGCTGCAGGAGGAAGATCAACCTTGTCTCTTATTGTTCGGGACAGGCTGGGGCATTGAAAAATCAGTAATGGAGCAGTTTGATTACATTCTGGAGCCTATTTACGGTCCCTGTGATTACAATCATCTGCCGGTGCGGGCGGCTGTGGCCATTATCCTTGACCGGTTGCTGGGCGAGGCCTGGTGGTCGTAA
- a CDS encoding YlqD family protein, with protein sequence MSLKCPVTIKAKVTENLKQRLAAEIQENIKKVDMELQQLEFHAKRALADQAKQDMQGLTAIRQQIDAERQKRLEFKNHMMEKLKETAQLELGAEIAQGTLERTVSVGIGDDLHKILGEEILIEDGIVIAFRR encoded by the coding sequence ATGAGCTTGAAATGCCCTGTCACGATCAAAGCCAAAGTAACGGAAAATCTCAAACAGCGTTTGGCAGCAGAAATTCAGGAAAATATTAAAAAAGTGGACATGGAATTGCAACAACTGGAGTTTCATGCCAAACGGGCGTTAGCCGATCAGGCTAAGCAGGATATGCAGGGATTGACCGCCATTCGTCAGCAGATTGATGCGGAACGTCAAAAACGTCTTGAATTTAAAAACCATATGATGGAAAAGCTAAAGGAAACGGCCCAATTGGAACTGGGAGCAGAAATTGCCCAGGGTACGTTGGAGAGAACCGTGTCAGTTGGCATCGGTGATGACTTGCATAAAATACTTGGTGAGGAAATCCTGATTGAAGACGGGATCGTTATCGCCTTCCGCAGGTAG
- the ylqF gene encoding ribosome biogenesis GTPase YlqF: MYMENSKDNMRINWFPGHMAKAQRMMREHVKLVDVVIELVDARIPLSSANPVIADIIENKPRVVALNKADLAETAWTERWIETFRSQGLQAVAIDSMTGKGTKALISKVEQGASAAIAKLVAKGVRPRAVRAMILGIPNVGKSSLINRLLGSATVRTADKPGVTRGKQWIKVSNNLELLDTPGVLWPKIEDPSVALRLAITGAINDEVYDLEQVMAKFLTMLREDYSERLSERYKLTLPLPEDSEELLRLIGSKRGCLRSGGVVDCDKARKIILNEFRGGKLGQFTLDRQLPDRE, encoded by the coding sequence ATGTATATGGAAAATAGCAAGGATAACATGCGTATAAACTGGTTTCCCGGGCATATGGCCAAAGCTCAGCGTATGATGCGTGAACACGTAAAGCTGGTCGATGTCGTCATTGAACTGGTAGATGCCCGCATACCACTGAGCAGTGCCAATCCAGTGATTGCCGATATCATTGAGAACAAGCCGCGCGTCGTTGCGCTAAACAAGGCTGACCTGGCTGAAACGGCCTGGACCGAACGCTGGATAGAAACATTCCGCAGTCAAGGCCTGCAGGCAGTTGCCATTGATTCCATGACAGGTAAAGGAACCAAGGCCCTGATCAGTAAGGTGGAGCAGGGCGCCAGCGCGGCCATTGCCAAACTTGTTGCCAAAGGAGTGCGGCCACGGGCTGTAAGAGCAATGATTCTGGGCATCCCCAACGTGGGAAAATCCTCCCTGATCAATCGCCTGCTGGGATCGGCCACTGTGCGTACAGCCGATAAGCCGGGTGTAACCAGGGGGAAGCAATGGATTAAAGTCTCCAATAACCTGGAGCTTTTGGATACTCCCGGCGTACTTTGGCCGAAGATAGAGGACCCGTCGGTGGCCCTGCGGCTAGCCATTACCGGGGCTATTAACGACGAAGTATATGATCTGGAGCAGGTAATGGCCAAATTTTTAACCATGCTGCGGGAGGACTACAGCGAACGGCTGAGCGAGAGATACAAGCTGACGCTGCCTTTGCCGGAAGACAGCGAGGAATTGCTGCGCCTGATCGGCAGCAAGCGGGGCTGTTTGCGCAGTGGCGGCGTGGTCGATTGCGACAAGGCCCGCAAAATCATTTTGAACGAATTTCGCGGTGGCAAGCTGGGACAGTTTACGCTGGACCGCCAATTGCCGGACCGGGAATAG
- a CDS encoding ribonuclease HII, with amino-acid sequence MRMANMTVAEITELLDQAELPEAILAELHTDRRVSVIRLLEKWQKRKASLTKEAARLQQLFLPEQELRRQGYECIVGVDEAGRGPLAGPLVVGAAILPFGCSLPSLNDSKKLSAAQRAVLYDEIKKKALSTKTVIVEVADIDRLNIYQATVQAMYQAIKTIELKPQAALIDAVPLPELPIPANSLIGGDGLSASIAAASILAKVERDRLMEELALIYPQYGFQNHKGYGTREHLRALAEYGPCPIHRTSFEPIKSWGGRQDAS; translated from the coding sequence TTGCGTATGGCTAACATGACGGTTGCGGAGATAACGGAATTGCTGGATCAGGCGGAGCTGCCGGAGGCTATTTTGGCGGAGCTACATACGGACCGACGTGTTTCGGTCATACGATTATTGGAGAAGTGGCAAAAAAGAAAAGCAAGCCTGACTAAGGAAGCGGCCCGCCTGCAGCAGCTTTTTCTGCCGGAGCAGGAACTGCGCCGTCAAGGCTATGAATGCATTGTCGGTGTCGATGAGGCAGGGCGGGGGCCGCTGGCCGGTCCGCTGGTGGTCGGTGCGGCGATTCTGCCGTTTGGCTGCAGCCTTCCTTCGTTGAACGATTCGAAAAAACTGTCGGCGGCGCAAAGGGCCGTATTATATGATGAGATTAAAAAGAAAGCGTTGTCTACCAAGACGGTCATTGTCGAAGTGGCGGATATTGACCGGTTGAATATCTATCAGGCTACTGTGCAGGCCATGTATCAGGCGATTAAGACCATTGAACTGAAACCGCAGGCCGCTTTGATTGATGCCGTGCCATTGCCGGAACTGCCGATTCCGGCCAATTCATTGATTGGCGGAGACGGGCTGAGTGCATCCATTGCGGCAGCCTCTATTCTGGCCAAGGTGGAACGGGACCGGCTGATGGAAGAGTTGGCGCTGATTTATCCGCAATACGGTTTTCAAAATCATAAAGGCTATGGGACCAGAGAACATTTAAGAGCATTGGCGGAATATGGGCCTTGCCCGATTCACCGGACCAGCTTTGAACCGATTAAATCATGGGGAGGCAGACAGGATGCGAGTTAG
- a CDS encoding YraN family protein, which yields MNHIALGEKGEAVVVEYLRRHGYAVLQQKYRARTGEIDIIAKKDGVLVFVEVKTRRSTRYGLPAEAVTYRKQQKIIQTALCYLAQTQQPDVPCRIDVIEVYEADGRINHLVNAFGRQ from the coding sequence ATGAACCATATAGCCTTGGGTGAAAAGGGGGAAGCGGTGGTAGTCGAATATTTGCGCCGCCATGGTTACGCTGTCCTGCAACAAAAATACCGAGCCAGGACGGGTGAAATTGATATTATCGCCAAGAAAGACGGTGTACTGGTTTTTGTCGAGGTAAAAACCAGGCGCAGCACGCGGTACGGGTTGCCGGCCGAAGCAGTAACCTATCGGAAACAGCAAAAAATCATCCAAACAGCGCTGTGTTATTTGGCCCAAACCCAGCAGCCGGACGTGCCCTGCCGAATTGATGTCATTGAGGTATATGAAGCTGACGGACGGATTAATCACCTTGTTAATGCTTTTGGGCGGCAATAG
- a CDS encoding KH domain-containing protein yields MKDLVEVIAKALVKNPEQVAVTELAEATGTVYELRVAPEDMGKVIGKQGRIAKALRTVVKAAATRENKKVTVEII; encoded by the coding sequence ATGAAGGATCTCGTTGAAGTTATCGCCAAAGCTTTAGTGAAAAATCCGGAACAGGTTGCTGTGACGGAGTTGGCTGAAGCGACCGGCACTGTTTATGAACTCAGGGTAGCTCCGGAAGACATGGGTAAAGTCATTGGTAAACAGGGTCGCATAGCTAAGGCACTACGCACCGTAGTAAAAGCTGCTGCCACTCGCGAAAATAAAAAAGTAACAGTGGAAATTATTTAG
- the trmD gene encoding tRNA (guanosine(37)-N1)-methyltransferase TrmD codes for MRIDIISLFPDMFAGPFGHSIIKRAREAGLLSVQVTNPRDFAFDKHHIVDDYPFGGGAGMVMKPDPVFLAVESVTAERESDKRRVILMCPGGQSFTQQKARELAGYEQLVFICGHYEGLDDRVRQHLADEAVSIGDYVLTGGELPAMVVVDAVARMLPGVLGASDGAEQDSFYSGLLEYPQYTRPRDFRGWSVPDVLISGDHAKIARWRRKQSLKNTLERRPDLLVDFPLNAEDAALLEEIKKERSGG; via the coding sequence ATGCGCATTGATATCATTTCCTTATTTCCCGACATGTTTGCCGGACCTTTCGGGCACAGCATCATCAAGCGGGCACGGGAGGCCGGACTGCTTTCGGTGCAGGTGACCAATCCCCGCGATTTCGCTTTTGATAAACATCATATTGTTGATGATTATCCCTTTGGCGGTGGCGCAGGCATGGTGATGAAGCCTGATCCGGTTTTTCTGGCGGTCGAAAGCGTTACGGCCGAGCGGGAATCGGATAAGCGCCGGGTGATCTTAATGTGTCCCGGCGGGCAGTCTTTTACCCAGCAAAAGGCCAGGGAACTGGCCGGGTATGAGCAGCTTGTCTTTATCTGTGGCCATTATGAGGGTCTGGATGACCGGGTGCGCCAGCATCTGGCCGACGAAGCCGTATCCATCGGTGATTATGTACTGACCGGCGGTGAATTGCCGGCCATGGTCGTCGTGGATGCCGTGGCCCGTATGCTGCCCGGTGTATTGGGCGCCAGCGACGGGGCGGAGCAGGATTCCTTTTACAGCGGGTTGCTCGAATATCCCCAGTATACCCGGCCCCGTGACTTTCGCGGCTGGTCGGTGCCTGACGTGCTAATTTCCGGCGACCATGCCAAGATAGCCAGATGGCGGCGGAAACAATCGTTGAAAAACACGCTGGAACGGCGTCCCGATCTGCTGGTGGATTTTCCGTTGAATGCGGAGGATGCCGCCTTGCTGGAGGAAATCAAGAAAGAACGGTCTGGAGGCTAG
- a CDS encoding EscU/YscU/HrcU family type III secretion system export apparatus switch protein: MSEQKEERKQAVAIQYDREADSAPRVVAKGKGLVAEQIMAVAQSQAVPLYKNKALSNMLMAVELDREIPPALYKAVAEVLAYIYRLDQNFG; encoded by the coding sequence ATGAGCGAACAGAAAGAAGAACGCAAACAGGCGGTTGCCATTCAGTATGACCGGGAGGCAGATAGTGCTCCTAGGGTTGTAGCCAAAGGAAAGGGTTTGGTTGCCGAGCAGATTATGGCTGTGGCCCAAAGCCAGGCGGTACCTCTATATAAGAATAAGGCGCTGTCCAATATGCTGATGGCCGTGGAACTGGACCGGGAAATTCCACCGGCTCTGTATAAAGCGGTGGCGGAGGTTCTGGCCTATATTTATCGTTTGGATCAGAATTTTGGCTGA
- the rpsP gene encoding 30S ribosomal protein S16 has protein sequence MAVKIRLKRMGAKKNPFYRVVVADSRSPRDGRFIETLGHYDSTVEPAVIKVDEEKAISWLQQGAQPTDTVKSLFKAVGIMKKWDEIKRAKKEA, from the coding sequence ATGGCGGTTAAAATTCGTTTGAAACGTATGGGTGCTAAAAAGAACCCGTTCTATCGCGTTGTTGTGGCTGACTCTCGCTCGCCGCGTGATGGCCGGTTTATTGAAACTCTGGGACATTATGACTCTACGGTTGAACCGGCAGTCATTAAAGTGGATGAGGAAAAAGCAATTAGCTGGCTGCAACAGGGTGCTCAACCTACCGATACGGTAAAAAGCTTGTTCAAAGCGGTTGGCATCATGAAAAAATGGGATGAAATAAAGCGTGCTAAGAAAGAGGCTTGA
- the lepB gene encoding signal peptidase I, with product MSNANLKNEIKDWVISIVIAVVLAFFIRYFIVELYMVEGPSMRPTLMNGERLVVNKFIYRFKMPEYDDVLVFRYPQDPSRDFIKRVIAVAGDTIEIKEGRVFRNGQLLNEPYILEKTKGSYPLATVPSGTIFVMGDNRNNSEDSRFNDVGFVPLNLIKGKAVLVFWPFDQLKTLP from the coding sequence TTGAGTAATGCAAATCTAAAAAACGAAATAAAGGACTGGGTTATTTCCATCGTCATTGCCGTTGTACTGGCATTTTTTATCCGGTATTTTATTGTGGAACTGTATATGGTGGAAGGGCCTTCGATGCGTCCCACGTTAATGAACGGGGAACGCCTGGTGGTCAATAAATTCATTTACCGTTTTAAAATGCCTGAGTATGATGATGTTCTGGTTTTCCGCTATCCGCAGGACCCCAGCCGTGATTTTATCAAACGGGTCATTGCTGTGGCCGGTGATACGATTGAAATCAAGGAAGGCCGTGTGTTCCGTAACGGACAATTGTTAAATGAACCTTATATTTTGGAAAAGACTAAAGGCTCCTATCCGTTGGCTACCGTGCCTAGCGGAACCATCTTTGTCATGGGAGACAACCGGAATAATTCCGAGGACAGCCGGTTTAACGATGTTGGCTTTGTGCCGCTTAACTTGATTAAGGGCAAAGCCGTACTGGTATTTTGGCCCTTTGATCAGCTAAAAACTCTTCCTTAG